A genome region from Rhodopseudomonas boonkerdii includes the following:
- a CDS encoding endonuclease domain-containing protein codes for MGWYSKRGRRGECIRATLRKNLTPQEAKLWVRLRELKAFGFHIRRQAPIRHIIVDFVSFRDKLVIEIDGGQHHVDEAARKDEMRDASLRGEGFRVLRFWNHEVDREMEGVMEVIVRALGYLHPSGQEAGHPPHKGEGKSSEPST; via the coding sequence GTGGGGTGGTACAGCAAGCGAGGTCGACGTGGCGAATGCATTCGCGCGACACTGCGCAAGAACCTGACGCCGCAGGAAGCGAAGCTGTGGGTGAGACTACGCGAGCTAAAGGCGTTCGGCTTTCACATCAGGCGGCAGGCGCCGATCAGGCACATCATCGTGGACTTCGTGTCGTTTCGCGACAAGCTCGTGATCGAGATCGATGGCGGGCAGCATCATGTCGATGAGGCGGCCCGCAAGGATGAGATGCGCGATGCGTCTTTGCGCGGCGAGGGATTTCGCGTGTTGCGGTTCTGGAATCACGAGGTGGATCGGGAAATGGAAGGGGTGATGGAAGTGATTGTTCGAGCTCTGGGCTACCTCCACCCGTCCGGCCAAGAGGCCGGCCACCCTCCCCACAAGGGGGAGGGAAAATCGAGCGAGCCATCGACTTGA
- a CDS encoding sensor histidine kinase has translation MSVDQASTGKIPAAVTDPQRLSVLRSYGMLDTGPEPEFDDIVMLARQICDAPVALISLVDAERQWFKAVSGLEICETSIEQSVCAHALAMPETLNIPDLTRDPRTKDNPHVTGEPYLRFYAGAPLIAAEGVAIGTVCVIDTVPRPGGLLSDQLIALEALARQVMTQLELRRDLVRAYAQARHHDPAPPAVGDRTDAAINAELGQRMNNAMALVQAIANQTLRNVTERYAVDAFERRLDALSRAHNILQQQGWISAGLREVLAGVLAAHADKSRVRLDGPDIRLDPKAALSFSMLLHELATNAVKYGALGNNRGHVAVSWATEGGTLVLDWRETGGPEVTTPSRKGLGTRLIDLGIAGAGNVSKSYDASGFRAMFRVPMEKVAQGS, from the coding sequence TTGAGTGTCGATCAGGCGAGTACCGGCAAAATTCCGGCGGCGGTCACTGACCCGCAGCGCCTGTCGGTGCTGCGCAGCTACGGCATGCTCGATACCGGGCCCGAGCCCGAATTCGATGACATCGTCATGCTGGCTCGCCAGATCTGCGACGCGCCGGTGGCGCTGATCTCCCTCGTGGATGCCGAGCGGCAGTGGTTCAAGGCGGTGTCCGGCCTCGAGATCTGCGAAACCTCCATCGAGCAGTCGGTCTGCGCCCATGCGCTTGCGATGCCGGAGACGCTCAATATTCCCGACCTGACTCGCGATCCGCGAACGAAGGACAATCCGCATGTCACCGGCGAGCCGTATCTACGGTTCTATGCGGGGGCCCCGCTGATTGCAGCCGAAGGCGTCGCCATCGGTACCGTCTGCGTCATCGACACCGTGCCGCGGCCGGGCGGCTTGCTATCCGATCAGCTCATCGCGCTGGAAGCGCTGGCGCGGCAGGTGATGACGCAACTTGAACTGCGCCGCGATCTCGTCCGCGCCTATGCGCAGGCGCGGCATCACGATCCCGCGCCGCCTGCGGTGGGCGATCGAACGGATGCAGCGATCAATGCCGAACTTGGCCAACGCATGAACAATGCGATGGCTTTGGTGCAGGCGATCGCAAACCAGACGCTCCGCAATGTCACGGAGCGCTATGCTGTCGACGCCTTCGAACGCCGTCTCGATGCGCTCAGCCGCGCGCACAACATCCTGCAGCAACAGGGCTGGATATCGGCAGGCCTGCGCGAGGTGCTCGCCGGTGTGCTGGCGGCTCATGCGGATAAATCGCGTGTTCGGCTCGATGGTCCGGATATCCGTCTCGATCCGAAGGCGGCGCTGTCATTCTCTATGCTGCTGCACGAGCTCGCGACCAATGCAGTGAAATATGGTGCGCTCGGCAATAATCGCGGCCACGTTGCCGTGTCCTGGGCGACGGAAGGCGGCACGCTGGTATTGGATTGGCGGGAGACCGGCGGTCCCGAAGTGACGACGCCATCGCGCAAGGGGCTCGGTACGCGTCTGATCGATCTTGGCATCGCCGGTGCAGGCAATGTCAGCAAGAGCTACGACGCATCCGGTTTTCGCGCGATGTTCCGCGTGCCGATGGAGAAAGTGGCGCAGGGCTCTTGA
- a CDS encoding transglycosylase domain-containing protein, whose amino-acid sequence MAWGKKKGGGRKEPTFGLGAALSDLRLSAADRVPGGEEERPKKAPKREPAEKPRKGRTSSKARSKSRGGFTRGLKRMAYWGAVLGLWAAIAIGGVIVYVGAHLPPIQSLEIPKRPPTIQIVGMDGTVLTTRGEQAGDNVALKDLPPYLPKAFIAIEDRRFYSHWGVDPIGIARAAAANLMHRGVSQGGSTLTQQLAKNLFLTQERTMQRKLQEAELAFWLERKHSKNQILELYLNRVYFGSGAYGVEAAAQKYFGKSAKNVTIAEAAMLAGLVKSPSRLAPNRNPEGAEARAKVVLAAMQDAEFITAAQAKSSTGTPQYNVKPVGAGTVNYVADWIGEVLDDLVGQIDESIVVETTIDPKLQSFAEGAIIDELAAKSVKFNVTQGALVAMTPQGAVRAMVGGRNYAESQFNRAVTAKRQPGSSFKPFVYLTAIESGMTPETIRQDAPIDIKGWKPENYTHEYFGAVTLTQALSMSLNTVAVRLGLEVGPASVVRTAHRMGISSKLEANASIALGTSEVSMMELVGAYAPFANGGYAAAPYVVTRIRTVEGKKTLYTRRSEAPSAVIDARAVAAMNTMMQQTILSGSAKKAELPGWFAAGKTGTSQDFRDAWFIGYTSQLVTGVWLGNDDNSPTRKATGGGLPVDIWSRFMKVAHQGLTPEPVPGLAPSSAFSTNPIGQALSNLLPGSSAPQQLPPPQQRELPPERGYVPSAPVYNGYRQQPNDAPPTQAAYPAPRPQPRQQNVRPEAASGLDGWLSERLFGR is encoded by the coding sequence ATGGCGTGGGGCAAGAAAAAGGGCGGCGGACGCAAGGAGCCGACATTCGGGCTTGGCGCAGCGCTCTCCGATCTGCGGCTTTCGGCCGCCGATCGCGTGCCGGGCGGCGAGGAAGAACGACCAAAAAAAGCGCCGAAGCGCGAGCCGGCGGAGAAGCCGCGCAAGGGCCGCACCTCCAGCAAGGCGCGCAGCAAGAGCCGCGGCGGATTTACACGCGGGTTGAAGCGCATGGCCTATTGGGGCGCCGTGCTCGGCCTGTGGGCGGCGATCGCCATTGGCGGCGTCATCGTCTATGTCGGCGCGCATCTGCCGCCTATTCAATCTCTGGAAATCCCGAAGCGTCCGCCGACCATCCAGATCGTCGGCATGGACGGCACGGTGCTCACCACCCGCGGCGAACAGGCGGGCGACAATGTCGCGCTGAAGGATCTGCCGCCCTACCTGCCGAAGGCCTTCATCGCCATCGAGGACCGCCGCTTCTATTCGCATTGGGGGGTCGATCCCATCGGCATCGCCCGCGCCGCCGCAGCCAACCTGATGCATCGCGGCGTGTCGCAAGGCGGCTCGACGCTGACCCAGCAACTCGCCAAGAACCTGTTCCTCACGCAAGAACGCACCATGCAGCGCAAGCTGCAGGAAGCGGAGCTCGCCTTCTGGCTGGAACGCAAGCACAGCAAGAACCAGATCCTCGAACTCTATCTGAATCGCGTCTATTTCGGCTCCGGCGCCTACGGTGTCGAAGCCGCCGCGCAAAAATACTTCGGCAAGAGCGCGAAGAACGTCACCATCGCCGAAGCGGCCATGCTCGCCGGCCTGGTGAAATCGCCCTCCCGCCTCGCGCCGAACCGCAATCCTGAAGGCGCCGAGGCCCGCGCCAAGGTGGTGCTGGCCGCGATGCAGGATGCCGAATTCATCACCGCGGCACAGGCCAAGAGTTCAACGGGCACGCCGCAGTACAATGTGAAGCCGGTCGGCGCCGGCACGGTGAACTATGTCGCCGACTGGATCGGCGAAGTGCTGGACGATCTCGTTGGCCAGATCGACGAGAGCATCGTGGTGGAAACCACGATCGATCCCAAGCTGCAAAGTTTTGCCGAGGGCGCCATCATCGACGAACTGGCCGCCAAGAGCGTGAAGTTCAACGTCACGCAAGGCGCGCTGGTGGCGATGACGCCGCAAGGCGCCGTGCGCGCCATGGTCGGCGGCCGTAATTACGCCGAAAGCCAGTTCAACCGCGCGGTCACCGCCAAGCGCCAGCCCGGCTCGTCATTCAAGCCCTTCGTCTATCTCACCGCCATCGAAAGCGGCATGACGCCGGAGACGATCCGCCAGGACGCGCCCATCGACATCAAAGGCTGGAAACCCGAGAACTACACCCACGAGTATTTCGGCGCGGTCACGCTGACCCAGGCGTTGTCGATGTCGCTGAACACCGTCGCCGTGCGCCTCGGTCTTGAGGTCGGCCCGGCCAGCGTGGTACGCACAGCGCATCGCATGGGCATTTCCTCGAAGCTGGAGGCGAACGCCTCCATCGCGCTCGGCACTTCGGAAGTGTCGATGATGGAGCTGGTCGGCGCCTATGCGCCCTTTGCCAATGGCGGCTATGCGGCGGCACCCTACGTGGTGACGCGTATCCGCACGGTCGAAGGCAAGAAGACGCTCTATACCCGCCGGAGCGAGGCCCCGAGCGCCGTGATCGACGCCCGCGCCGTCGCCGCCATGAACACGATGATGCAGCAGACCATCCTTTCCGGCAGCGCGAAGAAGGCGGAGCTACCCGGCTGGTTCGCTGCCGGCAAAACCGGCACCAGCCAGGATTTCCGCGACGCCTGGTTCATCGGCTACACTTCGCAGCTGGTCACCGGTGTCTGGCTCGGCAATGACGACAATTCGCCGACCAGGAAAGCCACCGGCGGTGGCCTGCCCGTCGATATCTGGTCGCGCTTCATGAAGGTCGCCCATCAGGGGCTCACGCCCGAGCCGGTGCCGGGTCTCGCGCCGTCGAGCGCGTTCAGCACCAATCCGATCGGCCAGGCGCTGTCGAACCTGCTGCCGGGATCGAGCGCACCCCAGCAACTGCCGCCACCGCAGCAGCGCGAACTCCCCCCCGAGCGCGGCTATGTGCCGAGTGCGCCTGTCTATAACGGCTATCGCCAGCAGCCGAACGACGCTCCGCCGACGCAGGCCGCCTATCCGGCTCCGCGGCCGCAGCCGCGCCAGCAGAACGTCCGCCCGGAAGCGGCGAGCGGGCTGGATGGCTGGCTGTCGGAGCGGTTGTTCGGCCGGTAG
- a CDS encoding M48 family metallopeptidase: protein MICFCAEPFSWRRLWQTPVDLLTTGTPDMAFRALLYRRPTEPDTIAVKHGSQIFAIRLRRHRRATRYTLRIHPSDREAILTMPPRGTLIDAKDFAQRHGAWIAARLGRLPKAAPFQHGTVVPLRGVDHKIVHRAGRGTVWTEVRDSGEKIICVAGDIEHIDRRVHDFLKREAKADLAKASAKYAAQLGVKVKRIQIRDQSSRWGSCTAEGSLSFSWRLILAPTYVLDYLAAHEVAHLVEMNHSPKFWRLVGRICPATERAKKWLDTHGNDLHRFGVSE, encoded by the coding sequence ATGATTTGTTTTTGCGCCGAGCCGTTCTCATGGCGGCGGTTATGGCAGACTCCGGTCGATCTTCTGACGACCGGAACTCCTGACATGGCCTTTCGCGCACTACTTTATCGCCGTCCTACGGAACCAGACACCATTGCGGTCAAGCACGGCTCGCAAATCTTCGCCATTCGGCTGCGCCGTCATCGTCGCGCGACGAGATATACACTCAGGATTCATCCAAGCGATCGCGAAGCCATTCTGACGATGCCGCCGCGTGGCACGTTGATCGATGCGAAAGACTTCGCGCAGCGCCATGGCGCATGGATCGCGGCGCGTCTCGGTCGTTTGCCGAAGGCTGCGCCCTTTCAGCATGGCACGGTGGTTCCGCTGCGCGGCGTCGATCATAAGATCGTTCATCGTGCAGGACGCGGAACCGTGTGGACCGAGGTCCGCGACAGCGGTGAGAAGATCATCTGTGTCGCCGGCGATATCGAGCACATCGATCGACGTGTCCACGATTTCCTCAAGCGCGAGGCCAAGGCCGATCTTGCCAAGGCGTCGGCCAAATATGCCGCGCAGCTCGGCGTGAAGGTGAAGCGCATCCAGATTCGCGACCAGTCGAGCCGCTGGGGGTCCTGCACCGCTGAAGGCTCGCTGTCCTTCTCGTGGCGGTTGATCCTCGCGCCGACCTATGTGCTGGACTATCTCGCCGCGCATGAAGTGGCGCATCTGGTGGAGATGAACCACTCGCCGAAGTTCTGGCGGCTGGTCGGGAGGATCTGTCCGGCAACCGAGCGCGCGAAGAAGTGGCTCGATACGCATGGAAATGACCTGCATCGGTTCGGGGTGAGCGAGTAG
- a CDS encoding polyhydroxyalkanoate depolymerase: protein MPIGEFGRPPASETSPGLTAPMYWMYEMAYASLGPARAMSDATRMMLQNPLNPFGQTDLARQITAGCELFERTTRRYGKPEWGLKDTEVNGVRTPIEIRSVWEKPFCRLLYFDRKHPRPLRTPQPRVFIVAPMSGHYATLLRGTVEAFLPTHEVYITDWSDARQVPLAAGRFDLEDYIDYLIEMFHVLGGNVHVLAVCQPAVPVLAAVSVMEAENDPYVPLSMTLMGGPIDTRKNPTAVNDLAAEKGIDWFRNNVITKVPFPHPGVMRDVYPGFLQLNGFISMNLDRHMDAHKKLFENLVKGDGDLVDKHREFYDEYLAVMDLTAEYYLQTVDTVFIKHALPKGEMTHRGKPVDPSKIVNVALMTVEGEKDDISGLGQTEATHGLCSSIPDERRVHYVQPGVGHYGVFNGSRFKSEIVPRICDFQASAAHARRNAAAE, encoded by the coding sequence ATGCCGATAGGTGAATTTGGCCGGCCGCCAGCGTCGGAAACGAGCCCCGGGCTCACCGCGCCGATGTACTGGATGTATGAGATGGCCTATGCGTCGCTCGGTCCGGCACGCGCGATGAGCGATGCCACGCGGATGATGCTGCAGAATCCGCTCAATCCGTTCGGGCAGACCGATCTCGCCAGGCAGATCACCGCCGGCTGCGAATTGTTCGAGCGCACCACGCGCCGCTATGGCAAGCCGGAATGGGGCCTCAAGGACACCGAGGTGAACGGCGTCCGCACGCCCATCGAGATCCGCTCGGTGTGGGAAAAACCGTTTTGCCGTTTACTCTATTTCGACCGCAAGCACCCCCGCCCCCTCCGCACGCCGCAGCCGCGCGTGTTCATCGTGGCACCGATGTCCGGTCACTATGCGACGCTGCTGCGCGGCACCGTGGAAGCCTTCCTGCCGACCCATGAGGTCTACATCACCGACTGGTCCGATGCGCGCCAGGTGCCGCTCGCAGCCGGCCGCTTCGATCTGGAAGACTACATCGACTACCTCATCGAGATGTTCCACGTGCTCGGCGGCAATGTGCATGTGCTGGCGGTGTGCCAGCCTGCCGTGCCCGTGCTCGCCGCCGTTTCGGTGATGGAAGCGGAGAACGATCCCTATGTGCCGCTGTCGATGACGCTGATGGGCGGCCCTATCGACACCCGCAAGAATCCGACCGCGGTGAACGATCTCGCGGCCGAGAAGGGTATCGACTGGTTCCGCAACAATGTCATCACCAAGGTGCCGTTCCCGCATCCCGGCGTGATGCGCGACGTCTATCCGGGCTTCCTGCAGCTGAACGGCTTCATCAGCATGAATCTCGACCGTCATATGGACGCGCACAAGAAGCTGTTCGAGAATCTGGTGAAGGGCGACGGCGATCTCGTCGACAAACATCGCGAGTTCTACGACGAATATCTCGCGGTGATGGATCTGACGGCCGAGTATTATCTGCAGACCGTCGACACCGTGTTCATCAAGCACGCCCTGCCGAAAGGCGAGATGACTCACCGCGGCAAGCCCGTCGATCCCTCGAAGATCGTCAACGTCGCATTGATGACCGTCGAAGGTGAGAAGGACGATATCTCCGGTCTCGGCCAGACCGAAGCGACGCATGGTCTGTGCAGTTCAATCCCTGACGAACGGCGCGTGCATTATGTGCAGCCCGGAGTCGGACACTATGGCGTCTTCAATGGATCGCGATTCAAGTCCGAGATCGTGCCGCGCATCTGCGATTTTCAAGCGAGCGCCGCACATGCGCGTCGTAACGCTGCTGCCGAGTGA
- a CDS encoding ABC transporter permease gives MSGVMHTRGLALHRINAMVLRYWYLLRSSWPRMLELIYWPALQIVTWGFLQNYISQNAGFFAQAGGTLIGAVILWDILFRGQLGFSISFLEEMWARNLGNLMMSPLKPIEFLIALMLMSLVRLAIGIIPMVILAAMFFNFNLLSFGLPMIAFFCNLIFTSWSLGIFVSGLVLRNGLGAESIVWTVMFGLMPLVCVYYPVAVLPVWLQPVAWSLPPTYVFEGMRALLFDQVFRTDLMLGALAINAVLFAASFAAFLMLLNSAKRAGSLISGGE, from the coding sequence ATGAGTGGCGTCATGCACACGCGCGGCCTCGCCCTGCATCGCATCAATGCGATGGTGCTGCGCTACTGGTATCTTTTGCGCTCCTCCTGGCCGCGGATGCTGGAGCTGATCTACTGGCCGGCGCTGCAGATCGTCACCTGGGGCTTCCTGCAGAACTACATCTCGCAGAATGCCGGCTTCTTCGCGCAGGCGGGCGGCACGCTGATCGGCGCCGTTATCCTGTGGGACATCCTGTTTCGCGGTCAGCTCGGCTTCTCCATCTCGTTTCTGGAGGAGATGTGGGCGCGGAACCTCGGCAATCTCATGATGAGTCCGCTGAAGCCGATCGAATTCCTGATCGCGCTGATGCTCATGAGCCTCGTTCGCCTGGCGATTGGCATCATCCCGATGGTCATCCTTGCGGCAATGTTCTTCAATTTCAATCTGCTGTCGTTCGGCCTGCCGATGATCGCCTTTTTCTGCAACCTGATCTTCACGAGCTGGTCGCTCGGCATCTTTGTGTCGGGCCTCGTGCTGCGCAATGGACTGGGCGCGGAGAGCATCGTCTGGACGGTCATGTTCGGCCTGATGCCGCTGGTCTGCGTCTATTACCCGGTGGCGGTGTTGCCGGTGTGGCTGCAGCCGGTCGCGTGGAGCCTGCCGCCGACCTATGTGTTCGAGGGCATGCGGGCGCTGCTGTTCGATCAGGTGTTTCGCACCGATCTGATGCTGGGCGCGCTGGCCATCAATGCAGTGCTGTTCGCGGCGTCATTCGCGGCATTTCTCATGCTACTGAACAGCGCCAAGCGCGCGGGATCGCTGATTTCCGGCGGGGAGTGA
- a CDS encoding ABC transporter ATP-binding protein, whose protein sequence is MTADDIPLSHSALRRPDAPAAIEVAHLVKVYKTTRAVDDISFSIARGSITGLLGGNGAGKTTTIAMIMGLVLPTSGKVAVLGHAMPDESADVLGRMNFESPYVDMPMRLTVRQNLTVFGKLYAVRNLRERIAQLAADLDLTDFLDRASGKLSAGQKTRVALAKALINEPELLLLDEPTASLDPDTADWIRQRLETYRRSHNATILLASHNMLEVERLCDRVIIMKKGRIEDDDSPDGILQRYNRTTLEDVFLDVARGRNREAAQ, encoded by the coding sequence ATGACCGCCGATGACATCCCGCTAAGCCACTCCGCGCTGCGCCGTCCGGACGCTCCGGCCGCGATCGAGGTTGCGCATCTGGTCAAGGTCTACAAGACTACCCGCGCCGTGGACGACATCTCGTTCTCCATCGCGCGCGGCAGCATCACTGGCTTGCTCGGCGGCAATGGCGCCGGCAAGACCACGACCATCGCCATGATCATGGGCCTGGTGCTGCCGACCTCCGGCAAGGTAGCGGTGCTCGGCCATGCCATGCCGGACGAGAGCGCCGATGTGCTCGGGCGGATGAATTTCGAAAGCCCCTATGTCGATATGCCGATGCGGCTGACCGTGCGGCAGAACCTCACGGTCTTCGGCAAGCTCTACGCGGTGCGGAACCTGCGCGAGCGCATCGCGCAGCTCGCCGCAGACCTCGACCTCACGGATTTTCTCGACCGTGCCAGCGGCAAGCTCTCCGCGGGCCAGAAGACGCGCGTGGCGCTGGCGAAGGCGCTGATCAACGAACCGGAACTGCTGCTGCTCGACGAGCCCACCGCCTCGCTCGATCCCGATACGGCGGACTGGATCCGCCAGCGTCTGGAAACCTATCGCCGCAGTCACAACGCGACGATCCTGCTCGCCTCGCACAACATGCTGGAAGTCGAGCGGCTGTGCGACCGCGTGATCATCATGAAGAAGGGACGCATCGAGGACGACGACAGCCCCGACGGCATCCTGCAGCGCTATAACCGCACCACGCTGGAGGACGTGTTTCTCGACGTCGCGCGCGGGCGTAACCGGGAGGCGGCGCAATGA
- a CDS encoding ActS/PrrB/RegB family redox-sensitive histidine kinase: protein MTDISVSDFRHPRRYVRLDTILRLRWLAALGQLAAIFVVVQGLEYDMAIIPCVTIIGLSAALNLVLQTLFNPVHRLEAISAAGLLALNIIELAGLLYCTGGLQNPFSFLFLAPVLISATALPTNYTIALGVLAATCTTVLAFFHLPLPWDPADPLVLPQIYLLGVWFSIMTAIGVTSLYAFQVTEEARKLSDALAATELVLTREQHLTQIDGLAAAAAHELGTPLATIFLISRELVKNVDKNPELAADLRTMSEQAQRCREILSKITQLNSSGAPFDRMRISQLIEESVSPHRDFGVAIKVRIAVSSAPEPVGMRNPAILYGVGNILENAVDFARERVEVNAWWNADAIVLSISDDGPGIPPDLLKRIGEPYLSRRRNTEDGPRRGLGLGVFIARTLLERTGAKVTFSNRTFPDHGAVVQIAWPRDAFETAGQLAEVD, encoded by the coding sequence ATGACCGACATTTCCGTTTCAGACTTCCGCCACCCGCGCCGCTATGTGCGTCTCGACACGATCCTGCGCCTGCGCTGGCTGGCCGCGCTCGGGCAGCTCGCCGCCATTTTCGTGGTGGTGCAGGGCCTCGAATATGACATGGCGATCATCCCCTGCGTGACGATCATCGGCCTGTCGGCGGCGCTGAACCTGGTGCTGCAGACGCTGTTCAACCCGGTGCATCGCCTGGAGGCCATCAGCGCGGCAGGATTGCTGGCGCTGAACATCATCGAGCTCGCCGGCCTGCTCTATTGTACCGGCGGCCTGCAGAACCCGTTCTCGTTCCTGTTCCTTGCGCCCGTGCTGATCTCGGCGACGGCGCTGCCGACCAACTACACGATTGCGCTGGGCGTCCTTGCCGCCACCTGCACCACGGTGCTCGCCTTCTTCCATTTGCCGCTGCCCTGGGACCCCGCCGATCCGCTGGTGTTGCCGCAGATCTATCTGCTCGGCGTCTGGTTCTCGATCATGACCGCCATCGGCGTCACCAGCCTCTATGCCTTTCAGGTCACCGAAGAAGCGCGCAAACTGTCCGACGCCCTCGCCGCCACCGAACTGGTGCTGACGCGCGAGCAGCATCTGACCCAGATCGACGGCCTCGCCGCTGCCGCCGCGCACGAGCTGGGAACCCCGCTCGCCACCATCTTCCTGATCTCGCGCGAACTGGTGAAGAACGTCGATAAAAATCCGGAACTCGCCGCCGACCTGCGCACCATGAGCGAACAGGCGCAGCGCTGCCGCGAGATCCTGTCCAAGATCACCCAGCTGAATTCCAGCGGTGCGCCGTTCGACCGCATGCGCATCTCGCAACTGATCGAGGAATCCGTCTCGCCGCATCGTGACTTCGGCGTCGCCATCAAGGTGCGGATCGCCGTCTCCAGCGCACCCGAGCCGGTCGGCATGCGCAATCCCGCGATCCTTTATGGCGTCGGCAACATCCTCGAGAATGCGGTCGACTTCGCCCGCGAGCGGGTCGAGGTGAATGCCTGGTGGAATGCCGACGCCATCGTGCTGTCGATCTCCGATGACGGCCCCGGCATTCCGCCCGATCTCCTGAAGCGCATCGGCGAGCCCTATCTCTCGCGCCGCCGCAACACCGAAGACGGTCCCCGCCGCGGCCTCGGCCTCGGCGTCTTCATCGCCCGCACCCTGCTCGAGCGCACCGGCGCCAAGGTGACCTTCAGCAACCGCACCTTCCCCGACCACGGCGCCGTGGTGCAGATCGCCTGGCCGCGCGATGCGTTCGAAACCGCGGGGCAGCTGGCGGAAGTGGATTAG
- a CDS encoding acetyltransferase, which produces MTTIRLSRPGEGDRAIEIWRGAVDATHDFLTPEDRLAIDEMVCGFLPQVPLWLAVDSNDNPLAFMMLNDRHMEALFVDPAHRGAGIGAALVRHGLTLHPNMTTDVNEQNDQALGFYERMGFRRTGRSPIDGQGKPYPLVHLEYSNRLASC; this is translated from the coding sequence ATGACAACAATCCGACTTTCCCGCCCGGGTGAGGGCGACCGCGCCATCGAAATCTGGCGAGGCGCCGTTGACGCGACGCACGATTTTCTCACGCCCGAAGATCGCCTCGCCATCGACGAAATGGTGTGCGGCTTCCTTCCTCAAGTTCCGCTCTGGCTCGCCGTGGATTCGAACGATAATCCGTTGGCCTTCATGATGCTCAACGATCGACATATGGAGGCGCTGTTCGTCGATCCAGCTCATCGCGGGGCCGGCATCGGTGCAGCGCTCGTGCGCCACGGGCTCACGCTTCATCCCAATATGACGACCGATGTTAACGAGCAGAATGACCAGGCTCTTGGCTTCTATGAACGCATGGGATTCAGGCGGACGGGCCGTTCGCCAATCGACGGACAGGGCAAGCCCTATCCGCTGGTTCACCTGGAATATTCTAATCGATTGGCGAGCTGCTAA
- a CDS encoding LON peptidase substrate-binding domain-containing protein, which produces MRDFRDAKAMAQTLRDSLTSKAIDISHSESLELVSKMLGVADWNTLSAMLQADHRLPGATVKPRTATASYPAIPLRDFVPFPATVFPLIAGRPKTMRALQDAYDRQREVTLAVQKDATLDEPGFDDIHHVGILAQLLDVQHFEDGTLKVLVQGRRRVTIASFVGETGVYQAEVSELGNEPQPEAPDLIRDTVARFTNYAAAHDINLPPIWPPLEKSADPGRVADIIASHIILPTNDKQDLLATFDPVTRLKRIAAAMGAPLLPRSPALDATWRRALDHANARHHRYATLEHLLLALVDDPDASALLHACKADPVAIRTSLLGYVDNELTNLAIDAGGHARPTEAFARVARHAVLLAKEFGWREVSGGDMLLAIFSENLSPAARLLDKQGVTRQNVLDVMQQRA; this is translated from the coding sequence ATGCGCGATTTTCGCGATGCCAAGGCTATGGCGCAGACACTGCGCGACTCTCTGACCTCCAAAGCGATCGATATCAGCCACAGCGAAAGCCTGGAGCTGGTCTCGAAAATGCTGGGTGTTGCCGACTGGAATACATTGTCGGCGATGCTGCAGGCGGACCACCGTCTGCCCGGCGCGACCGTCAAACCGCGAACCGCCACCGCAAGCTATCCGGCGATACCGCTGCGGGACTTCGTTCCGTTTCCCGCAACCGTCTTTCCGTTGATCGCCGGCCGTCCGAAGACCATGCGGGCCTTGCAGGATGCCTATGATCGCCAGCGCGAGGTTACTCTGGCCGTTCAGAAAGACGCCACTCTCGACGAACCCGGCTTCGACGATATCCACCATGTCGGCATCCTGGCGCAACTGCTCGACGTCCAGCATTTCGAGGACGGAACGTTGAAGGTTCTGGTACAGGGCCGACGCCGCGTCACGATCGCAAGCTTCGTTGGCGAAACCGGCGTTTATCAGGCCGAGGTCTCCGAACTCGGCAACGAGCCGCAACCCGAGGCGCCGGATCTCATCCGGGACACCGTCGCGCGTTTCACCAACTACGCCGCTGCTCATGACATCAATCTGCCGCCGATCTGGCCACCACTCGAAAAATCCGCCGATCCCGGACGGGTCGCGGACATCATCGCGTCTCACATCATTTTGCCGACCAACGACAAGCAGGACTTGCTCGCGACATTCGATCCGGTGACGCGGTTGAAGCGTATCGCCGCCGCCATGGGTGCGCCGCTGCTGCCACGGTCCCCCGCGCTGGATGCCACATGGCGCCGCGCGCTGGACCATGCCAATGCCCGCCATCATCGTTATGCGACACTGGAGCATCTTCTGCTCGCACTCGTCGACGATCCCGACGCCTCGGCGCTATTGCATGCCTGCAAGGCCGATCCGGTCGCGATCAGAACCAGCCTGCTCGGCTATGTCGACAACGAGCTGACGAATCTGGCGATCGACGCCGGCGGGCACGCCCGGCCAACGGAGGCATTCGCGCGCGTGGCCCGGCACGCCGTTCTGCTGGCCAAGGAGTTCGGCTGGCGAGAGGTTTCGGGCGGCGACATGCTGCTCGCCATTTTCTCCGAGAACCTCAGCCCGGCGGCGCGCCTGCTCGACAAGCAGGGCGTCACCAGACAGAACGTTCTCGACGTCATGCAGCAACGTGCGTGA